In the genome of Cuculus canorus isolate bCucCan1 chromosome 26, bCucCan1.pri, whole genome shotgun sequence, one region contains:
- the PROM2 gene encoding prominin-2: MGDASVQPRQAQPPRGARWGNKPRQRLGFAQRLTRQAGFPQQGTKPERIIQGQACPSACSQADGAPGSPLATEAMRVAGLLLAWALLRPAGTQQCHLASPGGVLRFTDTHAEIRVPALHRVPSSLDPLYGLVRRCLDLIQQNPLPTELLRAALNDPGSVRTSQVVQYELGYVVCAVVALLFTVAVPVAGMCFCYCRSRRQCGGRLRAHRRSLGCRRHCLLVSLSLTSLIILTSVVCAFVTSQRVKGQMEPGLVAVPATLRTLRQHIASVPQGVQMVVDQFEVPRQHIISDLGGLSRSVGVSIHAQLKAMTYMALADLQERAGDLQTSLHHLQILDKTVRALASARAELEPVLRERRQRVVALLDDPRCTSCASVLGRAQSLELGADYGKVPSVEKVLKAVAGLPRSDFAEMIRQGNGTFNSIPELAVERMAQVIQDLRDEMARITEKVQSIADGFPLHDYTRPVSEALVKAEDRSQPYLQEVERFERYRWITGTVLCSIILLILTCNVAGMVLGAYGLSKREDPSDYECRGEAGAKFLLVGVGLSFLFSWLLILLVFATFLVGGNIQTLVCRNWINQEIYKFIDTPGNLPPSMNLTHHLNLRRDSNLSATYRECKNGAGLWEVLQLNRSYDLDEHLKTPKYTADFQKRLGDFMAHLGDVRLLRSEGRQDLETFARSGMDEVDFGRFQEEMKNPVVQTSLPGLARSLEGLQKMQRNGTVAGRLAAEARALWEMQNSTVQSQEALVVKMGESVQFLSRLAPHLQERVKKTLATTASVEARLPVQAQQILRQEIGCFTRKELRYFAQYLNWVGQTLREDVASCQPLATALDNGRVILCDRIADPWNAFWFSLGCCTFFLIPNIIFAIRLTKHFRPIRNRLISTGSEETCPFHIPRVTALKL, encoded by the exons ATGGGAGACGCCTCCGTGCAGCCCCGCCAAGCCCAGCCGCCCCGGGGAGCCCGTTGGGGGAACAAGCCAAGGCAGCGTCTGGGCTTTGCACAGCGGCTGACCCGTCAGGCAGGTTTCCCACAGCAGGGAACCAAGCCGGAGAGAATCATCCAGGGCCAGGCATGCCCCTCTGCCTGCTCGCAGGCTGACGGAGCCCCTGGCTCTCCTCTTGCCACTGAAGCCATGCGAGTGGCTGGGTTGCTGCTGGCTTGGGCGCTGCTGCGTCCCGCTGGCACCCAGCAATGCCACCTCGCCAGCCCCGGAGGCGTCCTTCGCTTCACTGACACACACGCCGAGATTCGGGTGCCGGCGCTGCACCGGGTACCGAGCTCGCTCGATCCCCTCTATGGCCTCGTCCGGCGCTGCCTGGACCTCATCCAGCAGAACCCCCTGCCCACAG agctgctccgGGCAGCCCTGAATGACCCTGGTTCGGTGCGGACATCGCAG GTGGTGCAGTATGAGCTGGGCTACGTCGTCTGCGCCGTGGTGGCTCTGCTCTTCACCGTGGCTGTGCCGGTGGCCGGGATGTGCTTCTGCTACTGCCGGAGCCGCCGTCAGTGCGGGGGCCGCCTGCGTGCCCACCGGCGCTCGCTGGGCTGCCGCCGCCACTGCCTGCTGGTCTCCCTGTCCCTCACCTCCCTCATCATCCT GACCAGCGTCGTCTGCGCCTTCGTCACCAGCCAGCGGGTGAAGGGGCAGATGGAGCCGGGGCTGGTGGCCGTGCCGGCCACCCTGCGCACCCTGCGGCAGCACATCGCCAGCGTCCCCCAG GGGGTGCAGATGGTGGTAGACCAGTTTGAGGTGCCCCGCCAGCACATCATCTCCGACCTCGGGG GGCTCAGCCGGAGCGTGGGGGTCTCCATCCATGCGCAGCTGAAGGCCATGACCTACATGGCACTGGCAGACCTGCAGGAGAGGGCTGGAG ACCTACAGACCTCGCTGCACCATTTACAGATCCTCGACAAGACGGTGCGGGCGCTGGCATCGGCACGGGCCGAGCTGGAACCAGTGCTGCGGGAACGGCGTCAGCGCGTGGTGGCACTGCTGGATGACCCGCGCTGCACCTCCTGCGCCAGCGTCCTGGGCAGGGCACAGAGCCTGGAACTGGGTGCCGACTACGGCAag GTGCCGTCGGTGGAGAAGGTTTTGAAGGCAGTGGCCGGTCTGCCCCGAAGTGACTTTGCGGAGATGATTCGCCAG GGCAATGGCACCTTCAACTCCATCCCAGAGCTGGCTGTGGAGAGGATGGCACAGGTCATCCAGG ATCTGAGGGATGAGATGGCCCGAATAACTGAGAAGGTGCAGTCCATTGCCGATGGCTTCCCCCTCCATGACTACACCCGGCCCGTCAGCGAAGCCCTGGTGAAGGCAGAGGACAGGAGCCAGCCGTACCTCCAGGAGGTGGAGCGCTTCGAGCGGTACAG GTGGATCACGGGCACGGTGCTCTGCTCcatcatcctcctcatcctcacatGCAACGTGGCAGGGATGGTCCTGGGGGCGTATGGTCTCTCCAAGAGGGAGGACCCGAGCGACTATGAGTGCCGAGGAGAAGCTGGTGCCAAGTTTCTCCTGGT cgGTGTGGGCTTGTCTTTCTTGTTCTCCTGGCTCCTCATCCTCCTGGTTTTCGCTACCTTCCTGGTTGGGGGCAACATCCAGACACTGGTTTGCAGGAATTGGATCAACCAGGAGATTTATAAG TTCATCGACACTCCTGGGAACTTGCCACCATCCATGAACCTCACCCACCACCTCAACCTCAGGAGGGACTCCAACCTCAGTGCCACGTACCG GGAGTGCAAGAATGGTGCGGGACtctgggaggtgctgcagctcaACAGGTCCTACGACCTGGATGAGCATCTGAAAACCCCCAAG TACACAGCTGACTTCCAAAAACGTCTGGGAGACTTCATGGCGCACTTGGGTGACGTGCGGCTCCTCCGCAGCGAGGGCAGGCAGGACCTGGAGACCTTCGCTCGCAGCGGTATGGATGAGGTGGACTTTGGGCGCTTCCAGGAGGAG ATGAAAAACCCCGTGGTGCAGACCAGCCTCCCTGGCTTGGCGAGGAGCCTCGAGGGGCTGCAGAAGATGCAA AGGAATGGCACAGTGGCAGGGCGGCTGGCCGCCGAGGCCCGGGCCCTCTGGGAGATGCAGAACTCAACGGTGCAATCGCAGGAGGCTTTGGTG GTGAAGATGGGGGAAAGCGTCCAGTTCCTCTCCCGCTTGGCACCGCATCTCCAG GAGCGGGTGAAGAAGACACTGGCCACCACAGCCTCGGTGGAAGCCCGTCTGCCTGTGCAAGCCCAGCAAATCCTCCGGCAG GAGATCGGCTGCTTCACGAGGAAGGAGCTGCGGTACTTTGCGCAGTATCTGAACTGGGTCGGGCAGACG CTAAGGGAGGACGTGGCTTCATGTCAGCCGCTTGCCACAGCCCTGGACAACGGGCGGGTGATCTTGTGTGACCGCATCGCTGACCCCTGG AATGCTTTCTGGTTCAGCCTGGGCTGTTGCACATTCTTTCTCATCCCCAACATCATCTTTGCCATCAGGCTCACCAAACACTTCCGCCCCATCCGCAACCGGCTCAT ctctACAGGGTCAGAGGAGACCTGTCCCTTCCACATCCCCCGTGTCACAGCACTGAAGCTCTAA